GCGGCAGCTCGTAGAGGTCCTTGTCGACCGGCGCCTGCGGCTCGATCTTGTTCTTGATGCCGTCCAGGCCGGCCATCAGCATGGCCGAGAACGCCAGGTACGGGTTGCCCGAGGAGTCGGGGCAACGGAACTCGAGCCGCTTGGCCTTCGGGTTGGTGCCGGTGATCGGGATCCGGACACAGGCCGAGCGGTTGCGTTGGCTGTAGACCAGGTTGATCGGGGCCTCGTAGCCGGGCACCAGACGCTTGTAGGAGTTCACCGTGGGGTTGGTGAACGCCAGCAGCGACGGCGCGTGGTGCAGCAGACCGCCGATGTAGTGCCGCGCGGTGTCCGACAGGCCGGCGTAACCGGTCTCGTCGTACATCAGCGGAGTGCCGTCCTTCCACAGCGACTGGTGGGTGTGCATGCCGGAGCCGTTGTCACCGAACAGCGGCTTGGGCATGAACGTCACGGTCTTGCCGTTCTGCCAGGCCGTGTTCTTGACGATGTACTTGTAAAGCATCATGTCGTCGGCCGCGTGCAGCAAGGTGTTGAACTTGTAGTTGATCTCGGCCTGGCCGCCGGTGCCCACCTCGTGGTGGCCCTTTTCCAGGCTGAAGCCGGCCGTGATCAGGTTGGTCAGCATCTTGTCGCGCAGGTCGACGTAGTGGTCGACGGGGGCGACGGGGAAGTAGCCACCCTTGGGGCGGACCTTGTAGCCGCGGTTGGGGCTGCCGTCGAGCTCGTTGGGCGCGCCGGTGTTCCACCACCCCGAGATCGCGTCGATCTCGTAGAACGAGCCGTTGGTGCGCGAATCGAAGGTCACCGAATCGAAGATGTAGAACTCGGCCTCGGCGCCGAAGTACGCGGTGTCGGCCACGCCGGTGCTGATCAGGTAGTTCTCGGCCTTACGCGCGATGTTGCGGGGGTCGCGCGAGTAGGGCTCGAGGGTGAAGGGGTCGTGCACGAAGAAGTTCAGATTCAGCGTCTTGGCTTCGCGGAAGAGGTCGATCTGCGCCGTCGCGGGGTCGGGCAGGAGCAACATGTCGGATTCATGAATGGACTGGAATCCGCGAATGGACGAGCCGTCGAAAGCCAAGCCGTCCTCAAAAACGCTCTCGTCGAAAAACGAAATCGGAATGGTGAAGTGCTGCATGATGCCGGGCAAATCACAGAACCGCACGTCGACAAACTCGACGTTCTCGTCCTTCGCGAGTTTGAAGACGTCGTCGGGCGTCTTTTCCGTCACAGAGTGCTCCTTTACTTGGTGAGATCCGCGGCCTGACGCTAGGGAGCAGATGTTGCCCGTCAGTCAACCCGATGTTGCGCGCACGTTACGTGACCATGCCACACGCAAAAAGTGGCCGCTTTGGCGGCGGGTTCTATTGTGGGGCCATGGATCGCAAGATCGTATCTTTTCTGGTGACAGAGCGCACCGGCCGCCCACCGTTCCGGGCCGGGCCCACCATTTATTCGGACCCCGGTCCGCGCCGATGATGCCGGAATCGCGATCCGCATACCCCGGCGAAAAGCTGGGATTGCCCGAGAATGGGTCGGGCTCGCTGGCGCGGATGGGACGCCGGCTGGGCGCCCTGACGATCGACTGGCTGATCGCGTTGGGCCTGGCGGCGCTGGTCATGCGTTTCGGGTTGATCCCCCAAGGGGCGCTGGCCACCGCCGAGCTGGTGATCTGGTTCATGTTGGGCGTGGTCTCGCTGCGCTTGTTCGGCTTCACGCCCGGCCAGCTGGCGCTGGGCCTGCGGGTGGTGACGGTGGACGGGCGCGGGCAGGTCGGCACAGGTCGCGCGGTGGTGCGCGGCCTGCTCGTCGGGATGGTGGTCCCGGCGCTGTTCACCGACTGGGACGGGCGCGGGCTGCAGGATCGGCTGACCGCGACGGCCGTGGTGAGGCGCTGACGTTTCTCGGTGGCGGCGACCCGCTACGCCCGGCTAATCCTGTAGCGGCGACCCGCTGCGCCCGGCTACGCCGCGCTTGCGATCGCCACCGCCTCGCTTGCGATCGCCGCGGAGCCGGCGACTACTTGCGGCGCACGGTGCGCTGCACGCCACGCATCTTGCCGGCGTTGGGCAGCGGACCCTTGGGCATGATGGCGGCCCCGGCACGCGTCCCCAGCGCGGCCAACCGGGACTCCAGCGTGTCCATCTGCTTGACGGTGATGTTGGCCGGCAACCGGGTGAGATGGCGCTCCAGCTTGGCCAGCGGGACCTCGTCCTCGCCGTTGCCGACGATGATGTCGTAGATCGGCACGTCCCCGATCAGGCGGGCGGTGCGCTTCTTCTCCTGCGCCAGCAGCGGGCGCACCCGAGTGGCCGACCCCTCGCCGACCAGGATCACGCCGGGCCGGCCGATGACGCGGTGAACGGCGTCGAAGTGACCGGTCGCGGCCACGCCCGGGGTCACTCGCCACTTACCGCGCAGGTTGTCCAATGCCCATGCCGCCGCCCCGGTTTGGCCTTCGGCCTTGCGGTAGACCGATTTCTGGGCGCGGCGCCCGAAGACGATGAATGCGACCAGCCCGCCCAGCACCACACCGAGCGGGATCAAGGTGATCATCGTCAGGCCGCCGGCCCAGAGCCCGACGCCCACCGAGATGCCCACGATCAGCACGAAGGCGCCGATCATGTACGGCAGCAGGCGCTTGTCCTCCTGGCGCTGCAGGTTGAACGCCTGCCACAACTGGGTGCGGCGCTCCCGCGCGGCGGCCTTGCGGGCAGCCTGCGCCTGCGCTCGGGCGGCCTTGTTCTCAGCGGCAGTGCGGGTTTTAGCCATAGTCAAAGGATACGTAGGGCCGCGCCAGGCAAACTCCGCTACCGTGCCCCGGCGTCCGAGGCGCGGGCGGCGGCCGCCTGCTGATAGAGCCGCCCCGCGCGATAGGAGGAGCGGACCAGCGGTCCGGACAACACCCCGGAGAAACCGAGCTGCTCGGCGTGCTGTGCGAACTCGACGAACTCCTCGGGCTTCACCCACCGCTCGACGGGGTGGTGCCGCGCCGACGGGCGCAGGTACTGGGTGATGGTGATGATGTCGCAGCCGGCGTGGCGCAGGTCGGCCAAGGCGGTGCGCACCTCGTCGGGGGTTTCGCCCAGACCGAGAATGAGGTTGCTCTTGGTGACCAGCCCGAAATCGCGCGCCGCGGTGAGCACGTCGAGGCTGCGCTGGTAGGTGAAGGCGGGCCGGATGCGCTTGAAGATGCGCGGCACCGTTTCGACGTTGTGCGCCAACACTTCCGGGCGTGACTCGAAGACCTCGGCCAGTCGGCCGGGCTCGCCGTTGAAGTCGGGGATCAACAGCTCGACGCCGGTCGACGGGTTGAGCTCCTTGATGGCGCGCACCGTCTCGGCGTAGAGCCACGCGCCGCCGTCGGGCAGGTCGTCGCGGGCCACCCCGGTGACCGTGGCGTAGCGCAGTCCCATCGTGCGCACGCTGTCGGCCACCCGCCGGGGCTCGTCGCGGTCCAGCTCGGCGGGCTTGCCGGTGTCGATCTGGCAGAAGTCGCAGCGACGGGTGCACTGGTCGCCGCCGATCAGGAAGGTGGCCTCGCGGTCTTCCCAGCATTCGAAGATGTTGGGGCAGCCGGCCTCTTCGCAGACCGTGTGCAGCCCCTCGCGCCGGACCAGGCTCTTGAGCTCGGTGTATTCCGGGCCCATCCGGGCCCGCACCCTGATCCACGGCGGCTTGCGCTCGATCGGGGTTTCGGCGTTGCGCACTTCCAGGCGCAGGAGTTTGCGTCCCTCGGGTGCGACAGTCACATCGCTGATGCTACGCGGGCGGCAGGTGCGTGGTCTTGCACCGGCAGGACCCCGTCCAAGGCGTCGCACACCGCGTCGGCGACGGTGGTGCGTATGTCGTCGACGGTCACCGGGCGGCGCAATTCGGCCGACATGGACGTCACCCCGGCGTCGCCGATGCCGCACGGCACGATGGCGTTGAACGCGCTCAGGTCGCAGTCACAGTTGAGCGCGAACCCGTGCAGGGTGGTGGCGCGCGATACCCGCACGCCGATGGCGGCGACCTTGCGGTCGGGCCGGCCCTCGTCGCCCGGCACCCACACCCCGGACCGGCCCGGGACGCGCACCGTGTCCAGGCCCAGGTCGGCGCACACCTTGATCAGCGCTTCCTCGAGCCGTCGCACGTAGTTCACCACGTCGAGCGGTTCGGCCAGGCCGATGATCGGATATCCCACCAGTTGGCCGGGACCGTGCCAGGTGATCTTGCCGCCGCGATCAGTGTCGACCACGGTGGTACCGTCCATCGGCCGCTCGTGCGGTTCGGTGCGCCGGCCCGCGGTGTAGACCGCCGGGTGCTCCAGCAACAGCAATGTGTCGCTGCCGCCCGCGACGCGGGCGTCGGCCAGCTCGCGCTGCTGCTGCCAGGCCACGCGGTAGTCGACGGTGCCGAGCTGGCGGACGTCGATCAGGGACCGGCTGGACCGGATGGAATCGATCACGTTCGCGACGGTACTCGGCTTGCGCGCGCCAGGCCCAATCCGGTCGACGCGCGGCTGTGGCTAGTCGTGCTCGCGCCGGGCCGTCGCGTAGCCGAGCGCCTCGCCAATGGTGTTGTGGTGGAACACAAAACCGGCGCGCTCCAGCACCGACGGGATCGCCCGCTGCCCCGTCAGCAGGCCTTCGTCGGCGAACTCTCCCAGTCCGGCCCGCACGGCGAAACCGGGCAGCATCAACGGCGTCGGGCGGTTGACCGCCCGCCCGAACGCGGTGGTGAATTCGGCGTTGGTGACCGGCGCGGGCCCGGTCATGTTCACCGGCCCCGACAGCGCGGTGTTCGATATCGCGAACAGCAGCGCCCGCACTTCGTCTTCGAGCGTGATCCACGACATGTATTGCCGCCCGCTGCCCAGCCGGGCCCCCAGGCCCGCCCGGAACAGCGGCCGCAACCGGCCCAGCGCGCCGCCGGCGGGGGAGAACACCAGCCCGGTGCGGGCCAGCACCACCCGGGCGCCGCCGTATTGCGCCGGCAGCGTGGCGGCTTCCCACTCCTCACAGAGCCGGGCGAGGAAACCGCTTCCGGCACGGTCGTTTTCGTCGACCACGCGGTCCTTGGTGTTTCCGTAGAAGCCCACCGCGCTGGCGTTGATCAGGGTTGCCACCCCGGCGTCGGCGACGGCGTGCGCCAGGACTTCGGTGGGGGCGATGCGGCTGTCCCGCAGGCTCTGCTTGAAGGCGCCAGACCACCGGCGCTTGCCGATGTTGACGCCGCACAGATTGACGACGGCGTCGACGTCGCCGAGCGTGTCGGGGTCGAGGTCGCCGCTCTCGGGGTTCCAGTGCACCTCGTCGGCGTTGCTCGGGGCGCGGCGCACGATGCGCAGCACCCGGTGATCGGCGGCCCGCAGGGCCGCGGTGAGGGCGGAGCCGATCAGGCCGGACGACCCCGCGACCGCGACGACGAACTTTTGACCGGCCACGTTCGCGCTCAGAGGCCGAGGTCGGCCTCGAACGCTCCCTCTTCGAGCCGATGCTTGATCGTGGTCAGGAACCGCCCGGCGTCCGCGCCGTCGATGAGCCGGTGGTCATAGGTCAGCGGCAGGTAGCAGATCGAGCGGACACCGATCGATTCGTTACCGAACTCGTCGACGATCACCCGCGGACGCTTGACGATCGCGCCGGTGCCCAGCATCGCGGCCTGCGGCGGAACCAGGATCGGGGTGTCGAACAGCGCGCCCTGGCTGCCGATGTTGGTGATCGTGAAGGTGCCGCCCGAGAGCTCGTCGGGTTTGAGGTTGCCCGACCGGGCGCGCGCGGCGATGTCGGCGATCGCCCGGGCCAGCCCGGCCAGCGACAGGTCGCCGGCGTTGTGCACGACGGGGGAGAGCAAACCCTGTTCGGTGTCGACCGCGAAGCCGAGGTGCTCGGCGTCGTAGTAGGTGATCTCCTTGGTTTCCTCGTTGTAACTCGCGTTCACGTTCGGGTGGATCTTCAGGGCGTCGATCACCGCGCGGGCGATGAACGGCAAGAAGGTCAGGTTCACGCCTTCGCGTTCGGCGAACGCCGTCTTGGCCCTGGTCCTCAACCCGACCAGCCTGGTCATGTCGACCTCGTGGGTCTGGGTGAGTTGGGCTGTGGCCTGCAGGGATTCGCGCGTCTTGTTGGCGGTGATCTGGCGGATCCGGCTGGCCTTCTGAGTGGTGCCCCGCAGGTGCGCCAGCGCCGGCGCCGGGGTGGGCGCGGGAGCGGCCTTGCGGGCCTCGGCGGGCGCGGCGGCCGGCGCCGCCGCGGGGGCCTTGTCGGCCTGCTGCTTGCGCTCGGCGGCCGCCAGCACGTCTTGCTTGCGGATGCGACCGCCCACCCCGGTGCCGGTGACCGAGGTCAGGTCGATGTTGTTCTCGGCGGCCAGTTTTCGCACCAGCGGCGTCACATAGGGGGTGCCGTCGCCGCTCGCGTCCGCCGGCTGCGCCTGTGCCGGTTGGGCTTTCGGCTCGGGCGCGGCCTTCGGCTGCGGCGCGGGGGCCGGGGTGGGTTCGGGCTTCGGCTGCGCCTGGGGCTGGGGTGTGGGTTCCGGCTTGGGTTCGGCTCTGGGCGCGGGCGGCGGCTGCGGCGCGGCGGGGGCCGCGGGCGCGGCGGCGTCGGAGCCGGTGCCGATGCGGGCCAGCTCGCCGCCGACGGGCACGGTGGCGTCTTCCTCGGCGGTGATGCTGATCAGCACACCGGCCACCGGTGACGGGATCTCCGTGTCCACCTTGTCGGTGGACACTTCGACCAGCGCATCGTCGACCTGGACCGAATCGCCGACCTTCTTGAGCCAGCGGGTCACGGTGCCCTCGGCCACCGACTCACCGAGTTCGGGCATCAACACCGGGGTCGCGTCGCCGCCACCGGAGCTCTGCTGGGCGGGTTGGGGCTCCGGCTGGGCCTGCGGCTGCGGCTCGGGTTCGGGTTCGGGCTGCGCGGGGGCTGCGGGCTGCGCCTGCGGCTCGGGCTGGCTCGGCGCCTGGGACCCGCCGTCCTCGGCACCGTCGCCGATCACGGCCAGCTCGCCGCCGACCTCGACGGTGTCGTCTTCCTGGGCGACGATCTTGGTCAGCACACCCGCGGCCGGCGACGGGATCTCGGTGTCGACCTTGTCGGTCGACACCTCGACGAGCGGCTCGTCGAGTTCAACCGTGTCGCCTTCCTGTTTGAGCCAGCGGGTGACCGTCCCCTCGGTGACGCTCTCACCGAGTGCCGGCATCTGGACGGAGAAGGCCATCTTTTTTGACTCCTCGATCGCTCGTGGGTCGGGGCGGGTCGTTCAGCTCGCGTGTGGAAGGCGAAGTAGCAATCCAAAACTATCCTGTCACTGCGCCTTCGTCGGCACACATCCAGGGCAGACAGCGCGCGCTGGCCGGGTGACACCGATCACGCTTGCTACCGTGTGGCCACTGCAGCCAGAGCGGGGAGGTCCGATGCCGCCATCACCACAGCTACCCCAACATTTCGTCGACAGCGCCGACGGCGCGCGCATCGCCGTCTACGAAGAGGGCAACCCCGACGGCCCCACGGTGGTCTTGGTGCACGGCTTCCCCGACTCGCATGTGCTCTGGGACGGGGTCGTGCCGCTGCTCGCCGAGCGGTTCCGGATCCTGCGCTACGACAACCGCGGGGTCGGCCTGTCCTCGGTGCCCAAGCCGGTGTCGGCCTACAGCATGGACCGCTTCGCCGACGACTTCGCCGCGGTGACCGCCGAACTGAGCCCGGGCAAGCCCGTGCATGTGCTGGCCCACGACTGGGGCTCGGTGGGGCTGTGGCACTACCTCAAGCGCCCCGGCGCGGGTGACCGGGTGGCCACGTGCACGTCGGTGTCCGGACCCAGCCAAGACCAGCTGGTCGACTACATCTTCACCGGTCTGCGGGCGCCGTGGCGTCCCCGCACCTTCGCCCGGGCGATCAGCCAGGCGCTGCGGTTCACCTACATGCTGCTGTTCTCGATCCCGGTGCTGGCCCCGTTGTTCCTGCGGCTGACGCTGTCGGTCCCGGCGCTGCGCCGCAACGCGGTCGACAACATTCCCGTCGAGCAGATCCACCATTCCGACAAGCTCGCGCGAGACGCCGCCCAATCGGTAAAAACCTATCCCGCCAACTACTTTCGCTCGTTCACCGGTCGCAAGGAGGGCGTCGCGGTCATCGACGTGCCCGTGCAGCTGATCGTCAACACCGAGGACAAGTACGTGCGGCCGTACGGATACGACCACACCCCGCGCTTCGTGCCGCGGCTGTGGCGCCGCGACATCCGGGCCGGTCACTTCTCCCCGATGTCGCACCCGCAGGTGATGGCGGCGGCGGTGCACGACTTCGCCGACCTGGCCGAGGGCAAGCCGCCCGGCCGCGCGCTGCTGCGCGCCCAGGTGGGGCGCCCCCGCGGGGCGTTCGGCGACACCCTGGTGTCGGTCACCGGCGCCGGCAGCGGGATCGGGCGCGCGACCGCGTTCGCGTTCGCCCGCGAGGGCGCCGAGCTGGTGATCAGCGATATCGACGAAGCGGCCGTCAAGGCCACGGCCGCCGAGATCGCCACCCGGGGCGGCGTCGCGCACGCCTACGTGCTCGACGTGTCCGACGCGCAGGCAGTGGAGGGGTTCGCCGAGCGGGTCAGCGCCGAGCACGGCGTGCCTGACATCGTCGTCAACAACGCCGGCATCGGGCAGGCGGGCGGGTTCCTGGACACCCCGGCCGAGCAGTTCGACCGGGTGCTCGACGTCAACCTCGGCGGGGTGGTGAACGGCTGCCGCTCCTTCGGGCGGCGACTGGTGGAGCGCGGCACCGGCGGCTACATCGTCAACGTGTCGTCGATGGCCGCCTACGCCCCGCTGCAGTCGCTGAGCGCCTATTGCACGTCCAAGGCGGCGACGTACATGTTCTCGGACTGCCTGCGCGCCGAACTCGACGCCGCCGGCGTGGGGCTGAGCACGATCTGTCCCGGCGTCATCGACACCAACATCATCAGCACCACCCGGTTCGACGCGCCCGCGGGAAAGCAGGCCGACGCCGTCGACGGGCGCCGCGGGCAGCTCGGCAAGATGTTCACGCTGCGGCATTACGGCCCCGACAAGGTCGCCGACGCCATCCTGTCGTCGGTCAAGAAGAAGAAACCGATCCGTCCCGTAGCGCCGGAAGCCTATGCGCTGTACGGGCTTTCGCGGGTGGCGCCGCAGGGCCTGCGTAACGCGGCGCGGATACGGGTGATCTAAGCCGGGCTAGGCACGGGGTCCGGCCGCCCCGCGGCGCCCGGTCAGCAACGTCGCGCCGATCCCGATGACCCCGAGCACCGCCAGCGGGATGGCCCACGCGCGGCGGCCGCCCACCGACGACTGGCACTGCGCGACAAAGTCGGTGTGCGGGACGATTTGGTTGAGGATCGGGATATTCGCGCCATTGCTGTTGTTCGCGCTTCTGGCCTCGGAAAGATCAGTCGCGACCGCGTTCCCGCAGCCCACCGAATGGCCATTGCTGTCGGTCACCGACACCGGCGCCAACAAACCGATGACCCCGGCCAACAGCAGTACCGCGCCCACACCGATGATCAACCGTCGCGCCGTCATGGTTTGCCTTTCGCGCCTTTTCCTGCCCGGGATTACGACCGCTAGCAGATTAACCGGAGCGCAGCGCCGGTAAACCCGGACGGATACAGCGCCGGTTGGTGGGTATCCCGCCGCGGTGGCCCAAACGGACCCAGGAGGGAAGGGACTTGTGGTGATCACTGCAACGCGAGAGGTGCCTGTCCCGTGCGAGCGCGTCTGGGAGGTGCTTGCACAGGGCTGGACCTACACCCAGTGGGTGGTCGGCAACAGCCGCATGCGTGCCGTGGATCCGAACTGGCCGGCGCCCGGCTCCTCGATCAGGCATTCCATCGGGATCTGGCCGCTGGTGATCAACGACGCCACGATCGTGGAGGAGAGCGAACCGCCGCACAGGCTGGTGTTGTGCGCCCGCTTGGGGCCGATGGGCGCCGCGCGGATCACGATGCTGCTGCACGAGATCCCGCAGGGGTGCCGGATCGAAATGATCGAGGTGCCGGTCGAAGGCCCGATGGGGCTGGTCCCCGATGCGATCGCGTTGGCCGCCGCGTACCCGCGCAACGTGGAATGCCTGCTGCGACTGGCAGCCCTGGCGGAACGCCTGGAGCCGAGCCAGGTGAAGTGACGGTGCGTGACACCGCCGACGCGGTCGTCATCGGGGCGGGGCACCACGGGCTGGTCGCCGCCGCGATGCTGGCCGACGCCGGGTGGGACGTGCTGGTGCTCGAAGCCCAGCCGGAACCCGGTGGCGCGGTGCGCAGCGCCGAGCTGACGCCGGGCTACATCACCGACCTGTTCAGCTCGTACTACCCGATGACGGTGGCTTCGCCCGCGATTGCGGCGCTGCAGCTCGAGGACCACGGCCTGCGGTGGTCACACGCGCCGGCGGTGGTCGGCCATCCCCGCGCGGGCGCCGACGACGACCCGCCCATCATCTACCGTGACCCGGCGCGCACGGCCGCGGAATTCGCGCGCCGCGAGCCCGCCGACGGCGAAAACTGGTGGCGCGTCGTGAAGTTGTGGGAAGACATCAAGTCGCCGCTGCTCGACGCCATGCTGGCCCCCTTCCCGCCCGTGCGCCCGCTGCTACGGCTGCTGACGAAACTCGGTACGTCGGACGCGATCCGGGTCGCGCGGCTGCTGGTCCAGCCCGCCAACACCATGGTGAGTGAGCTGTTCGCCGGTGAGGCGCCGCGAGTGTTGTTGTTGGGCAACGCCATGCATGCCGACGCCCCGCCCGACGCCCCCATCAGCGGCGCCATGGGGTTTCTGATGACCATGCTGGCCCAGGACTGCGGCTGGCCGGTACCGGTCGGGGGTTCGGGCCAATTGACGGCCGCGCTGGTCAACCGTGCCCGCTCGGCGGGGGCGCGAATCGAGTGCAACGAGAACGTTTCTCGCATCGAGGTGCGGGGCGGGCGGGCGGTCGGGGTGACGACGGCCGGGGGGCGCACGGTGTGGGCGCGCCGCGCGGTCGTGGCCGACGTGACGGCACCACGACTGTTCTGCGACATGCTGCCCACCGACGCGGTGCCGCCCAAGGTGCGCCGCGACCTCGAGCACTTCATCTGGGATCCGCCAGTGGTCAAGGTCAACTACGCGCTGCGCGGGCCGGTGCCGTGGCGGGCGCAACGGCTGCGCGAGGTGGGCACCGTCCACCTCGGGGCCGACGGCGACGGGCTGGTGCGCTGGATGGCCGACCTGAACACCAAGACGGTGCCCGAGCATCCCTTCATGCTGTTGGGGCAGACCACCACCGCAGATCCCACCCGGTCGCCGGCGGGCACCGAAAGCGTCTGGGCCTACACGCATTTGCCGCGCAACATCGCCGACGACGCCTCGGCCGAACGGCTCGCTGAATCGGTGGACCGGGTCATCGAGGAGCACGCGCCGGGCTTCGGCGCGGCGGTGATCGACCGGTTCGTGCAACGCCCGTCGGACCTGGAGGCCAGCGACGCCAACCTGCACCTGGGCGCGCTCAACGGCGGCACGGCGCAGCTTCACCAGATGCTGATCTTTCGCCCCGCCGCCGGAATGGGCCGGGCCGAAACCCCGGTCGAGGGGCTGTATTTGGGCAGTGCCTCGGCCACCCCGGGCGGTTCCGTGCACGGCGCCTGCGGGCGCAACGCGGCCAACGCCGCGCTGGCCGCCAACGGGATCAGCGGCTGGCCGCGGCGCCGGTTGACCCGCGCCGCGATGTCGCTGCTGACGAAGTAGTGCGCGCTTTCTCTCGGTCGCTGACCGTCACGCCGCCGTGACGCTCGGCGAGCACGCAGCCCCTTGCTAGCCGTTTTCGCAGATGTCCTCGAGCACCGCGAACATGGTGCGGACCGGCACACCCGTGGCGCCCTTGGGCGAATACCCCCACGGTCCGCCGGTGTTGTAGGCCGGCCCGGCCACGTCGATGTGTGCCCACCCCACGCCGTCGGCGACGAACTCGCGCAGGAACACGCCCGCGACCAGCATGCCGGCGAAGCGCTGCCCGCTGATGTTCGACAGGTCGGCCACCGTGGACTTCAGGTCTTCCTTGAGTTCGTCGGGAAGCGGCATCGGCCAACCGTTTTCGCCCACCCGCTGCGAGATCGCGGCCACGCGGTCGCGGAACTCGTCGCTGCCCATCACGCCGGGAATCCGGCTGCCCAGCGCCACCGTCTGCGCGCCGGTCAGCGTGGACGTCTCGATCAGATAGTCCGGGTCGTCCTCGCACGCGCGCACGATGGCGTCGGCCAGAATCAGCCGGCCCTCGGCGTCGGTGTTCTGCACCTCGACGGTGATGCCGCCGTACTGCGTCAGCACGTCACCGGGGCGCTGGGCCGTCGCCGAGGGCATGTTTTCGGCCATCGGCACGGTCGCGATCACGTCGATGGGCAGCTGCAACTGCGCGGCCAGCGCGACGGTCGCGATAACCGCCGCGGCCCCGCCCATATCCGAGGTCATATGGTGCATCCCGGCCGCCGGCTTGATCGAGATGCCGCCGGTGTCGAACGTGACGCCCTTGCCCACCAGGGCGACTCGCTTCGCCTGCTTGGACCGCTTGGCCAGCTTCGAACCCCGATGGGTCAGCCGCACCAGCCGCGGCGGCCGCGACGACCCCTGGCCGACACCGATGATCCCGCCGTAGCCGCCCTTCTGCAGCGCCTTGTCGTCGAGCACCTCCACCTCGAGGCCCACCGACTCGCCCAAAGCCCTTGCGCGCTTGGCGAATTCGTCAGGAAACAGGTGGCTCGGCGGGGTGTTGACGAAGTCGCGCGCGGTGGCGACGGCCGTTGCGACGGCCGCACCGTGCGCGGCGTCCTTCTTGGCGTCCTTAGCGGTCGCGAGCACCGTGATCTTGCCCAGCCCTTTATCTTTGGGCGCGGTCTTGGGGCTGCGGAAATCGGTGAATCGGTAGCTGCCCAGGATCAGGCCTTCGACGGCGGCCGAGGCGACGCCCTCCCCGGGCAGCTCGCCGAGCGTGGTGAGCACGGCCGCGGTGTTGCCGAGCGAGCGCGCGGCCACACCGGCGGCGCGGCGGACCGTGTCGGCCGGCCACTCAGGTCGCGGCTTGCCCAGGCCGATCGTCAGCACGCTGGACACCGGCAGCGACGGCACCACCAGCCGGTGCACCTGGTCGGCGCCGCCGGTGGCCTCCAGGGCGCGCAGCCCGGATTCGATCTCGGCGATCGCGCCCGAGGACAGGAACGGCTCGGCCGAAGCGACGGCCGCGCCCGGCTTGTCGTCGTCGCCCGTGGAGACGACGGGCACGATCAGCACGGTGGACGCGGTGGCGCGCCGGGGCAGCGAGGAGGCGACACTGACAGCGGGGGAGGCGTAACCGGGTTCGTTGCTCATCCGCATCACCCTAACGGGCCGCCCGGCGCGGCCCCTTAGGGTGAAGAGTCGTGAGCAACGAAGCCGACCTTCTGCACGGACCGTTAGAAGACCGTCACCGCGACCTGGGCGCCAGCTTCGCCGAGTTCGGCGGCTGGCTGATGCCGGTGTCGTATGCGGGCACGGTCAGCGAGCACACCGCGACGCGCAACGCCGTCGGCCTGTTCGACGTCAGCCACCTGGGCAAGGCGTTGGTGCGCGGGCCGGGCGCCGCGCGGTTCGTCAACGCCGCGCTCACCAACGACCTCAACCGGATCGGGCCCGGCAAGGCGCAATACACCCTGTGCTGCACCGAATCCGGCGGCGTGGTCGACGACCTGATCGCCTACTACGTCGACGACGACGAGATCTTTCTGGTGCCCA
The sequence above is drawn from the Mycobacterium marseillense genome and encodes:
- the lipB gene encoding lipoyl(octanoyl) transferase LipB, which codes for MIDSIRSSRSLIDVRQLGTVDYRVAWQQQRELADARVAGGSDTLLLLEHPAVYTAGRRTEPHERPMDGTTVVDTDRGGKITWHGPGQLVGYPIIGLAEPLDVVNYVRRLEEALIKVCADLGLDTVRVPGRSGVWVPGDEGRPDRKVAAIGVRVSRATTLHGFALNCDCDLSAFNAIVPCGIGDAGVTSMSAELRRPVTVDDIRTTVADAVCDALDGVLPVQDHAPAARVASAM
- a CDS encoding TIGR01777 family oxidoreductase gives rise to the protein MAGQKFVVAVAGSSGLIGSALTAALRAADHRVLRIVRRAPSNADEVHWNPESGDLDPDTLGDVDAVVNLCGVNIGKRRWSGAFKQSLRDSRIAPTEVLAHAVADAGVATLINASAVGFYGNTKDRVVDENDRAGSGFLARLCEEWEAATLPAQYGGARVVLARTGLVFSPAGGALGRLRPLFRAGLGARLGSGRQYMSWITLEDEVRALLFAISNTALSGPVNMTGPAPVTNAEFTTAFGRAVNRPTPLMLPGFAVRAGLGEFADEGLLTGQRAIPSVLERAGFVFHHNTIGEALGYATARREHD
- the glnA gene encoding type I glutamate--ammonia ligase translates to MTEKTPDDVFKLAKDENVEFVDVRFCDLPGIMQHFTIPISFFDESVFEDGLAFDGSSIRGFQSIHESDMLLLPDPATAQIDLFREAKTLNLNFFVHDPFTLEPYSRDPRNIARKAENYLISTGVADTAYFGAEAEFYIFDSVTFDSRTNGSFYEIDAISGWWNTGAPNELDGSPNRGYKVRPKGGYFPVAPVDHYVDLRDKMLTNLITAGFSLEKGHHEVGTGGQAEINYKFNTLLHAADDMMLYKYIVKNTAWQNGKTVTFMPKPLFGDNGSGMHTHQSLWKDGTPLMYDETGYAGLSDTARHYIGGLLHHAPSLLAFTNPTVNSYKRLVPGYEAPINLVYSQRNRSACVRIPITGTNPKAKRLEFRCPDSSGNPYLAFSAMLMAGLDGIKNKIEPQAPVDKDLYELPPEEAANIPQAPTQLSAVIDRLEEDHEYLTEGGVFTPDLIETWISFKRENEILPVQIRPHPYEFALYYDV
- a CDS encoding DUF4191 domain-containing protein → MAKTRTAAENKAARAQAQAARKAAARERRTQLWQAFNLQRQEDKRLLPYMIGAFVLIVGISVGVGLWAGGLTMITLIPLGVVLGGLVAFIVFGRRAQKSVYRKAEGQTGAAAWALDNLRGKWRVTPGVAATGHFDAVHRVIGRPGVILVGEGSATRVRPLLAQEKKRTARLIGDVPIYDIIVGNGEDEVPLAKLERHLTRLPANITVKQMDTLESRLAALGTRAGAAIMPKGPLPNAGKMRGVQRTVRRK
- the lipA gene encoding lipoyl synthase, with protein sequence MTVAPEGRKLLRLEVRNAETPIERKPPWIRVRARMGPEYTELKSLVRREGLHTVCEEAGCPNIFECWEDREATFLIGGDQCTRRCDFCQIDTGKPAELDRDEPRRVADSVRTMGLRYATVTGVARDDLPDGGAWLYAETVRAIKELNPSTGVELLIPDFNGEPGRLAEVFESRPEVLAHNVETVPRIFKRIRPAFTYQRSLDVLTAARDFGLVTKSNLILGLGETPDEVRTALADLRHAGCDIITITQYLRPSARHHPVERWVKPEEFVEFAQHAEQLGFSGVLSGPLVRSSYRAGRLYQQAAAARASDAGAR
- a CDS encoding RDD family protein, with product MMPESRSAYPGEKLGLPENGSGSLARMGRRLGALTIDWLIALGLAALVMRFGLIPQGALATAELVIWFMLGVVSLRLFGFTPGQLALGLRVVTVDGRGQVGTGRAVVRGLLVGMVVPALFTDWDGRGLQDRLTATAVVRR